Proteins from a genomic interval of Asterias rubens chromosome 16, eAstRub1.3, whole genome shotgun sequence:
- the LOC117301106 gene encoding T-box protein 1-like yields MLQRDYRSAPPGQYEKYTISHTPGDDSRCVKNGDFSADLTGHNNLMGPIGAHAPVNIQARDASTRPSVVEHRPGGQHLPQKAPGCSSSTMEEQGAHLHNPYAHSDCFNSSTQASTHQPYYQNMHQYSVPSGIPGPHPQSFSSSQFPFHQHQQQIPIPSSSDPSPTTTGTQRYHPSPTSSSPVIAISTTTDPINALNEDHDNEPDLIELVPASAPSCLKDFSPGTEAPNRLEEDQIPVPSPPSSQPEIGKASVFLCNSDLWRKFHEHRTEMIITKQGRRMFPQLVFRLSGLNPASHYNVFVDMVVADTNTWKFQGGKWVVTGKSDGVPKATAIYKHPDSPNTGEHWMRQDIAFSKLKLTNSRGKDSTGNVVINSMHIYQPRIHVLDLSGARVLQTHSFPETQFIGVTAYQNTDITQLKIDHNPFAKGFRDNYDSFATRDRLSYVATLQEQRQRINTKPNTSVATTNGHTLPGFNSLRNREEHPLPTSTICFDSRQNGVGRPLPQMAHSTTTEMTLPSITEVTRPQLLCDMGSNSTDVTASRGLCRNIPSSSTVHHSPESIGEGELTSRDGALLPVANQSSVLDTPPNQSPQGDHDGSDKHVAKVASSLQVENAEIPWLNTPPSVCSSDASSSSDAPSAKRLRISPDGSGSSAFISGSSTFTSGSSAFSYPDQPQLPYSQPAVSHPSFENECGSYNRPYAMPPLAYYGMGGTYHYQNDSHMGYSYMGQPRPQGLNNMQTNSLYYSQQDG; encoded by the exons atgcTGCAAAGGGATTACAGATCGGCACCTCCAGGCCAGTatgaaaaatacacaatttcaCACACACCGGGTGATGATAGCAGATGCGTGAAGAACGGAGATTTTAGTGCGGACTTAACTGGACATAACAATCTCATGGGGCCGATCGGAGCCCATGCCCCGGTTAACATCCAAGCCAGGGATGCCTCAACAAGACCGTCTGTCGTTGAACATCGTCCTGGTGGACAACATCTTCCCCAGAAGGCTCCGGGATGCAGCAGTAGTACGATGGAGGAGCAAGGAGCTCATCTTCACAACCCCTATGCACATTCTGACTGTTTCAACTCCTCAACACAGGCGAGCACCCATCAACCATACTATCAAAACATGCATCAGTATTCGGTACCATCAGGAATACCAGGACCCCATCCTCAATCATTCAGTAGTTCCCAGTTCCCTTTTCATCAGCATCAGCAGCAGATCCCCATTCCCTCATCCTCGGACCCATCTCCCACCACCACCGGGACGCAGCGGTACCACCCATCGCCAACCTCATCCAGCCCGGTCATCGCCATCTCAACAACCACAGACCCCATCAATGCTCTCAACGAAGATCACGATAATGAACCAGACCTCATCGAGCTGGTTCCGGCATCAGCACCGTCATGCCTTAAGGATTTCAGCCCCGGAACGGAAGCTCCAAACCGCTTGGAGGAGGACCAGATCCCAGTCCCAAGCCCTCCTTCGTCACAGCCCGAAATCGGCAAGGCTTCGGTCTTCTTGTGTAACAGCGACCTATGGCGGAAATTCCACGAGCACAGAACAGAGATGATCATAACGAAGCAGGGAAG ACGGATGTTTCCTCAGCTGGTTTTTCGTCTGAGTGGTCTGAACCCCGCCTCACACTACAACGTGTTCGTGGACATGGTGGTTGCCGATACCAACACGTGGAAGTTCCAGGGCGGGAAATGGGTGGTAACTGGTAAATCAGACGGCGTGCCAAAAG CAACGGCGATCTACAAGCACCCCGACTCACCTAACACTGGTGAACATTGGATGAGGCAGGATATCGCTTTCTCGAAACTCAAATTGACCAACAGCAGAGGCAAGGACTCAACAGGCAAT GTTGTGATCAACTCAATGCACATCTACCAACCTCGTATCCACGTCCTCGATCTCAGCGGTGCCCGTGTACTTCAAACCCACAGCTTTCCTGAGACGCAATTCATTGGTGTGACTGCCTACCAAAATACAGAC ATTACTCAGCTAAAGATCGACCACAATCCCTTCGCTAAAGGATTCCGGGACAACTACGACAG CTTTGCAACCCGAGACCGGCTCTCCTATGTAGCAACCCTACAGGAACAACGTCAACGGATCAACACCAAGCCGAATACATCAGTTGCCACAACCAACGGGCACACCTTACCAGGCTTCAACTCCCTCAGAAATAGAGAAGAGCACCCTCTACCGACGAGTACCATTTGTTTCGACTCTCGCCAGAATGGTGTAGGGCGCCCTCTTCCGCAAATGGCCCATTCCACAACAACGGAGATGACACTGCCAAGTATTACAGAGGTGACCCGGCCACAGTTGCTATGCGACATGGGTAGCAACTCTACCGACGTCACGGCTTCACGTGGACTTTGCAGAAACATTCCGTCCTCCAGTACCGTCCACCATTCCCCAGAGTCCATCGGAGAAGGGGAGCTGACGTCAAGAGATGGGGCCCTTCTCCCTGTGGCCAATCAGAGCTCCGTTCTGGACACCCCACCCAATCAAAGCCCCCAGGGGGATCATGATGGGAGTGACAAACACGTAGCCAAAGTTGCGTCATCACTGCAAGTTGAGAATGCCGAAATCCCATGGTTGAACACTCCGCCCTCTGTATGCTCCAGTGACGCCAGCAGCAGCTCGGATGCCCCATCCGCTAAGAGGCTTCGCATCTCACCAGACGGTTCCGGGTCATCCGCATTCATTTCCGGGTCATCCACGTTCACTTCCGGATCGTCAGCATTCTCATATCCAGACCAACCCCAGTTGCCTTACTCTCAACCCGCAGTCAGCCACCCGAGTTTTGAGAACGAGTGCGGTTCCTATAACCGTCCGTACGCCATGCCGCCTTTAGCGTACTATGGGATGGGCGGGACATATCACTACCAGAATGATTCGCACATGGGCTATTCGTACATGGGCCAACCTCGTCCACAGGGACTTAACAACATGCAGACAAATTCGTTGTACTACTCCCAACAGGATGGCTGA